In the genome of Actinomadura graeca, one region contains:
- a CDS encoding gamma-glutamyl-gamma-aminobutyrate hydrolase family protein, which translates to MRPLIAIPARFSASASALRYAAEVAARALVEAVYRAGGEPFVMHPAAPFDPSRLERCDGVLLPGGGDLHPRHYGATSEHEALYDVDEEQDAFDLALASHVLETGLPTLAVCRGFQVVNAVLGGALNQHMERDHRHKVHPVTVTPGSLLAKILDSEETMASCYHHQSTATLAPGLTPTAHAGDGTVEAAELADPRGWFLAVQWHPEDTAATDRSQQSLFHALVRASAGGGHRL; encoded by the coding sequence GTGAGGCCCCTGATCGCGATCCCCGCCCGCTTCTCCGCGAGCGCGTCCGCGCTGCGGTACGCGGCGGAGGTGGCGGCGCGCGCCCTGGTGGAGGCCGTCTACCGGGCGGGCGGCGAGCCGTTCGTCATGCACCCGGCCGCGCCGTTCGACCCGTCCCGGCTGGAACGGTGCGACGGCGTCCTGCTGCCGGGCGGCGGCGACCTGCACCCCCGCCACTACGGCGCGACGTCCGAGCACGAGGCCCTCTACGACGTGGACGAGGAGCAGGACGCCTTCGACCTCGCCCTCGCCTCCCACGTCCTGGAGACGGGCCTGCCCACGCTCGCGGTCTGCCGCGGGTTCCAGGTGGTGAACGCGGTGCTGGGCGGCGCGCTCAACCAGCACATGGAACGCGACCACCGGCACAAGGTCCACCCGGTGACCGTGACCCCCGGCAGCCTGCTCGCCAAGATCCTCGACAGCGAGGAGACCATGGCCTCCTGCTACCACCACCAGTCGACGGCGACGCTGGCCCCGGGGCTGACGCCCACCGCCCACGCCGGGGACGGGACGGTGGAGGCCGCCGAACTCGCCGATCCCCGCGGCTGGTTCCTGGCCGTGCAGTGGCATCCGGAGGACACCGCCGCGACGGACCGCTCGCAGCAGTCCCTTTTCCACGCGTTGGTCCGCGCCTCCGCCGGGGGCGGTCACCGACTGTAA
- a CDS encoding type 1 glutamine amidotransferase, with the protein MRALLIKHDHLTFAGPVGERLTELGWDLDERLVVSAEDHHAPGVQFDFPDPLDYGLIVPMGSPWSVNDPGVASWVTPELAMLGKAHAAGVPVLGVCFGGQALAAALGGAVERAPRPELGWVDVETDDPSLVAPGPWFQFHYDRWRLPPGAVEIARTAVGSQAFVIGRSMGLQFHPEITPFELECWLGHGGDAHMRAAGVDPDAVLEEVRRTEADSARRTRALVDAFLTRVAAGDR; encoded by the coding sequence GTGCGCGCCCTGCTCATCAAGCACGACCACCTGACGTTCGCCGGCCCCGTGGGCGAGCGCTTGACCGAGCTGGGCTGGGACCTGGACGAACGCCTCGTCGTGAGCGCCGAGGACCACCACGCGCCGGGCGTGCAGTTCGACTTCCCCGACCCGCTCGATTACGGGCTGATCGTCCCGATGGGATCGCCGTGGTCGGTGAACGACCCCGGTGTCGCGTCCTGGGTGACCCCCGAGCTGGCCATGCTCGGCAAGGCCCATGCCGCCGGGGTCCCGGTCCTCGGCGTCTGCTTCGGCGGCCAGGCCCTCGCCGCCGCGCTGGGCGGCGCCGTCGAGCGCGCGCCGCGTCCCGAGCTGGGCTGGGTGGACGTCGAGACCGACGACCCCTCCCTGGTCGCCCCCGGCCCCTGGTTCCAGTTCCACTACGACCGCTGGCGCCTGCCGCCCGGCGCCGTCGAGATCGCCCGGACCGCCGTCGGCTCCCAGGCGTTCGTCATCGGCCGCTCGATGGGACTCCAGTTCCACCCGGAGATCACGCCGTTCGAGCTCGAATGCTGGCTCGGGCACGGCGGCGACGCCCACATGCGCGCCGCGGGCGTGGACCCGGACGCCGTCCTGGAGGAGGTCCGCCGGACCGAGGCCGACTCGGCCCGCCGCACCCGTGCCCTGGTGGACGCCTTCCTCACCCGGGTCGCGGCCGGCGACCGCTGA
- a CDS encoding acetyl-CoA carboxylase carboxyltransferase subunit alpha/beta has protein sequence MTGRVGARGLLRRVLDGGEWTSWDTAPAAVAEPGSAYEGDLAAARGRSGCDEAVLTGAGRLRGRRVAFVVSEFRFLAGSIGLATADRIVAAVARATAEGLPLLAAPASGGTRMQEGTAAFVQMARVTAAVTAHRAAGLPYLVYLRHPTTGGVYASWGSLGHVTAAEPGALIGFLGPRVYEGLRGEPFPAGVQVAENLAAKGLLDAVVGLDDLASVASDALDVLCAGPSRSPRSGRAPGPPATLAASPPASAPSPGGTASSGGTAWDSIERSRRPGRPGARDLLRLGATAVTPLSGTGEGEADPGLLLALARFGGAPCVIVAQDRLSQRGGHPLGPAGLRVARRGMRLAAEVGLPLVTVVDTPGAALSAEAEEGGLAGEIARCLADLITLPAPTLCLLLGEGTGGAALALLPADRVLVARHGWLAPLPPEGASLIVHRTPDRAPEVAAAQGVRSADLLRGGLADALVDELPDAADEPGAFCRRAAAAIGSELGGLRAGDARHARYRALSR, from the coding sequence GTGACGGGACGGGTCGGCGCGCGCGGCCTGCTGCGCCGCGTGCTGGACGGCGGCGAATGGACCTCCTGGGACACCGCCCCGGCGGCCGTCGCCGAACCGGGTTCCGCCTACGAGGGCGACCTCGCCGCCGCGCGGGGGCGCAGCGGCTGCGACGAGGCCGTCCTCACCGGTGCCGGGCGGCTGCGCGGCCGCCGGGTGGCGTTCGTCGTGTCGGAGTTCCGGTTCCTGGCGGGCTCGATCGGCCTCGCCACCGCCGACCGGATCGTCGCCGCCGTCGCGCGCGCCACCGCCGAGGGCCTGCCGCTGCTGGCCGCCCCCGCCTCGGGCGGGACGCGGATGCAGGAGGGCACGGCGGCGTTCGTCCAGATGGCGCGCGTCACCGCCGCGGTGACGGCGCACCGCGCGGCCGGGCTGCCCTACCTGGTCTACCTGCGCCATCCGACGACCGGCGGGGTCTACGCGTCCTGGGGGTCGCTCGGGCACGTGACCGCGGCGGAGCCGGGCGCGCTCATCGGCTTCCTCGGCCCCCGCGTCTACGAGGGGCTGCGCGGCGAGCCGTTCCCGGCGGGGGTCCAGGTCGCCGAGAACCTCGCCGCCAAGGGCCTGCTGGACGCCGTGGTCGGCCTCGACGACCTCGCCTCCGTGGCCTCGGACGCCCTGGACGTCCTGTGCGCGGGGCCGTCGCGCTCTCCGCGTTCCGGACGGGCGCCGGGCCCACCCGCGACCCTGGCGGCGTCCCCGCCCGCGTCGGCGCCTTCTCCGGGCGGCACGGCATCGTCGGGCGGCACGGCGTGGGACTCGATCGAGCGGTCGCGCCGTCCCGGCCGCCCCGGCGCCCGGGACCTGCTGCGCCTCGGTGCGACCGCCGTCACCCCGCTGTCCGGGACGGGGGAGGGCGAGGCCGATCCCGGCCTGCTCCTGGCCCTCGCCCGCTTCGGCGGCGCGCCCTGCGTCATCGTCGCGCAGGACCGGCTGAGCCAGCGCGGCGGCCATCCCCTCGGGCCCGCCGGGCTCCGCGTCGCCCGGCGCGGCATGCGGCTGGCGGCCGAGGTGGGCCTGCCGCTCGTGACGGTCGTGGACACGCCGGGCGCGGCGCTGTCGGCCGAGGCGGAGGAGGGCGGGCTGGCCGGTGAGATCGCCCGGTGCCTGGCCGACCTGATCACCCTGCCCGCGCCGACGCTGTGCCTGCTGCTCGGCGAGGGGACGGGCGGCGCCGCGCTGGCCCTCCTCCCGGCCGACCGCGTCCTCGTGGCCCGGCACGGCTGGCTGGCCCCGCTCCCGCCCGAGGGCGCGTCCCTGATCGTCCACCGGACGCCGGACAGGGCGCCGGAGGTGGCCGCCGCCCAGGGCGTCCGGTCCGCCGACCTCCTGCGCGGCGGCCTGGCCGACGCGCTGGTCGACGAGCTCCCGGACGCGGCCGACGAGCCCGGGGCGTTCTGCCGCCGTGCCGCCGCCGCGATCGGGAGCGAGCTGGGCGGCCTGCGGGCGGGTGACGCCCGCCACGCCCGCTACCGGGCCCTTTCCCGTTGA
- a CDS encoding amidase — protein MPNEIHYLSARGLARRLRARELSAREVVQAHLDRIETTNPHVNAVVTLVAERALEQAREADERLASGAEPGPLHGLPVAHKDTHATAGIRTTSGSPVFADHVPPADELVIERMRAAGVITLGKTNVPEFAAGSHTFNPLFGVTRNPYDLSRSAGGSSGGAAAALAAGMHPLADGSDMGGSLRNPASFCNVVGFRPSPGRVPSWPVPAGWSTMGVQGPMAREVADVALLLSVLAGPDPRSPIALETPGSAFGVPLGGDLAGLRLAWSPDLGGRVPVDPAVTAVLGPAAEVFAGLGATVEEACPDLSGADEVFRTLRAWQFELSLGPLLEACPDDLKPALRENIEAGRALRGGDVGRAEVLHTALFHRVREFFGRYDALLLPVSQVPPFDASAEYPDEIAGRPMPDYLEWMRSCYLVSATGCPALSVPAGFTADGLPVGLQIVGPHRADLAVLRIGHVFEQATGHGLRRPVLP, from the coding sequence TTGCCGAACGAGATCCACTACCTCTCGGCGCGCGGGCTGGCGCGGCGGCTGCGCGCCCGGGAACTGTCGGCGCGCGAGGTCGTCCAAGCGCATCTCGACCGGATCGAGACGACGAACCCGCACGTCAACGCCGTGGTCACGCTGGTCGCCGAGAGGGCGCTGGAGCAGGCGCGCGAGGCCGACGAGCGGCTGGCGTCCGGCGCCGAACCCGGGCCGCTGCACGGCCTGCCGGTCGCGCACAAGGACACCCACGCCACCGCGGGCATCCGGACGACGTCCGGCTCCCCCGTCTTCGCCGACCACGTGCCCCCGGCCGACGAGCTGGTCATCGAGCGGATGCGCGCCGCCGGGGTCATCACGCTCGGCAAGACCAACGTGCCGGAGTTCGCCGCCGGGTCGCACACGTTCAACCCGCTCTTCGGCGTGACCCGCAACCCCTACGACCTGTCGCGGTCGGCGGGCGGGAGCAGCGGCGGCGCCGCCGCGGCGCTGGCGGCCGGGATGCATCCGCTGGCGGACGGCAGCGACATGGGCGGCTCGCTGCGCAACCCGGCCTCCTTCTGCAACGTCGTCGGATTCCGCCCGTCGCCCGGCCGGGTGCCGTCCTGGCCGGTGCCGGCGGGCTGGTCGACGATGGGCGTGCAGGGGCCGATGGCCCGCGAGGTCGCGGACGTGGCGCTGCTGCTGTCGGTGCTCGCCGGGCCCGACCCGCGCAGCCCGATCGCGCTGGAGACGCCCGGCTCCGCGTTCGGCGTCCCCCTCGGCGGCGACCTCGCGGGGCTGCGCCTGGCCTGGTCGCCCGACCTCGGCGGGCGGGTCCCGGTCGACCCGGCCGTCACCGCCGTCCTCGGACCGGCCGCCGAGGTCTTCGCCGGCCTCGGGGCCACGGTCGAGGAGGCGTGCCCCGACCTCTCCGGCGCGGACGAGGTGTTCCGGACGCTGCGGGCCTGGCAGTTCGAGCTCTCCCTCGGCCCGCTGCTGGAGGCGTGCCCGGACGACCTCAAGCCCGCGCTCCGCGAGAACATCGAGGCCGGGCGCGCCCTCCGGGGCGGCGACGTCGGGCGCGCCGAGGTGCTGCACACGGCGCTGTTCCACCGCGTCCGCGAGTTCTTCGGGCGCTACGACGCGCTGCTGCTGCCGGTCAGCCAGGTGCCGCCGTTCGACGCGTCCGCCGAGTACCCGGACGAGATCGCCGGGCGGCCGATGCCCGACTACCTGGAGTGGATGCGGTCCTGCTACCTCGTCTCGGCGACCGGATGCCCCGCCCTGTCGGTGCCCGCCGGGTTCACCGCGGACGGGCTGCCGGTCGGCCTGCAGATCGTCGGCCCGCACCGCGCGGACCTCGCCGTCCTGCGGATCGGCCATGTGTTCGAGCAGGCCACCGGCCACGGGCTGCGCCGGCCCGTCCTGCCCTAG
- a CDS encoding HAMP domain-containing sensor histidine kinase: MTVVATLIVGVLLVVGVTLLYQAVRHTVFEELRTRGVLAVSDVSMIVRGGDPHGVLPVQDADFSLLQVVDERGRVIASSDAMRGRPALDVPVPAVPDRPVARTLHVPGVAADVYVVSERVRGPAGLRTVHAGAPITELTRNKNFFVAALAAAVLLATAAVAWIVATAVRRALRPVREMRGELADITGGDTDRRVTVPDPVDEVSDLARAVNVTLGRLEDVVVRQRGFVADVSHELRSPLAGLRAQLEVALEHPEDEDWPSVARAALGEADRLQGIVTDLLILAKLSAGVPAERERVDLGTLAAAEAARRVRRVPVEVEAAEGIVVLADRDHMVRLLTNLLDNAERHAASLVRVTAAAEDGEAVVVVADDGAGIPPEDRERVFWRFHRLAEGRRRDRGGTGLGLTISRDIAQSHGGTLVAADGGGARLILRLPLAPAPESGR; encoded by the coding sequence GTGACCGTCGTCGCGACCCTGATCGTCGGCGTCCTCCTCGTCGTCGGGGTGACCCTCCTCTACCAGGCCGTCCGGCACACGGTCTTCGAGGAGCTGCGCACCCGGGGCGTCCTGGCCGTCTCCGACGTGTCCATGATCGTCCGCGGCGGGGACCCGCACGGCGTCCTGCCCGTCCAGGACGCCGACTTCTCCCTGCTCCAGGTCGTGGACGAGCGGGGAAGGGTGATCGCGTCGAGCGACGCGATGCGCGGCCGCCCCGCCCTGGACGTGCCGGTGCCCGCCGTGCCCGACCGGCCGGTGGCCCGGACCCTGCACGTCCCGGGCGTGGCGGCCGACGTCTACGTGGTCAGCGAGCGGGTGCGCGGCCCGGCCGGGCTCCGCACGGTGCACGCCGGCGCGCCGATCACCGAGCTGACCCGCAACAAGAACTTCTTCGTCGCCGCGCTCGCCGCCGCGGTGCTGCTCGCCACCGCGGCGGTCGCGTGGATCGTGGCGACCGCGGTACGGCGGGCGCTGCGCCCGGTGCGCGAGATGCGCGGGGAGCTGGCCGACATCACCGGCGGCGACACCGACCGCCGCGTCACCGTCCCCGACCCGGTCGACGAGGTCTCCGACCTCGCCCGGGCGGTGAACGTGACGCTGGGCCGGCTGGAGGACGTCGTGGTCCGCCAGCGCGGGTTCGTCGCGGACGTCTCGCACGAGCTGCGCAGCCCGCTGGCCGGGCTGCGCGCCCAGCTGGAGGTGGCGCTGGAGCACCCCGAGGACGAGGACTGGCCCTCGGTGGCCCGGGCGGCGCTGGGCGAGGCCGACCGGCTCCAGGGCATCGTGACCGACCTGCTGATACTCGCCAAGCTCAGCGCGGGCGTGCCCGCCGAGCGGGAGCGGGTGGACCTCGGCACGCTGGCGGCCGCGGAGGCGGCCCGGCGCGTCCGCCGCGTGCCGGTCGAGGTCGAGGCCGCGGAGGGCATCGTGGTCCTCGCCGACCGTGACCACATGGTCAGGCTGCTGACGAACCTGCTCGACAACGCCGAGCGGCACGCGGCCTCGCTGGTCCGGGTGACCGCGGCGGCCGAGGACGGGGAGGCGGTGGTGGTGGTCGCCGACGACGGGGCGGGCATCCCGCCCGAGGACCGCGAGCGCGTCTTCTGGCGGTTCCACCGGCTGGCGGAGGGCCGCAGGCGCGACCGCGGCGGCACCGGCCTCGGCCTCACGATCTCCCGCGACATCGCGCAGTCCCACGGCGGCACCCTGGTCGCCGCCGACGGCGGCGGCGCGCGCCTCATCCTCCGCCTCCCCCTCGCGCCTGCGCCTGAGAGCGGGCGCTAG
- a CDS encoding serine/threonine-protein kinase — protein MNGDIRPLEPADPRTVGGHTLLGRLGSGGMGTVYLGADPASGGRVAVKTIHPHLADDPSYRRRFRDEADLAGRVASFCTARVLAHGEEDGRPYLVTDYVGGVSLRHRLAGGGPLPPGDLHGVAVGVASALAAIHAAGLVHRDLKPSNVMLTLSGCRVIDFGIARSQDSCGTTAATGTVLGTPGWMAPEVLVGGPSTPAADIFAWGCLIAHAGTGRLPFGGDAASLRTATGQPDLAGLPGPLLPSVRAALAKHPADRPSASDLLLALVEQGHHGPVTAPPVPARAAGIAGVASRASARATQPDLPGDDGATKAFTPIGLGLTEALSSTRTRLLAGVGAAAGTVLLGAIVLGLMEGRQAPGPPPAPSIPSGPGVSAQPTKKAGAAHPRTVTKSPRPKQKKQKGKQAKRGKPKGRHR, from the coding sequence ATGAACGGTGACATCCGGCCGCTCGAACCGGCCGATCCCCGCACGGTCGGCGGGCACACGCTGCTGGGGAGGCTCGGGTCGGGCGGCATGGGCACCGTCTACCTCGGCGCCGACCCGGCGTCCGGGGGCCGTGTCGCCGTCAAGACCATCCACCCGCATCTGGCCGACGATCCGTCTTACCGCCGCCGTTTCCGCGACGAGGCCGACCTCGCCGGACGCGTCGCCTCGTTCTGCACCGCCCGCGTCCTCGCCCACGGCGAGGAGGACGGGCGCCCCTACCTCGTCACCGACTACGTCGGCGGCGTCTCCCTGCGCCACCGCCTGGCCGGGGGCGGGCCGCTCCCGCCCGGGGACCTGCACGGCGTCGCCGTCGGGGTGGCCTCGGCTCTGGCGGCGATCCACGCGGCCGGGCTCGTCCACCGCGACCTCAAGCCCTCCAACGTGATGCTGACCCTGTCCGGCTGCCGCGTCATCGACTTCGGCATCGCCCGCAGCCAGGACTCCTGCGGCACGACCGCCGCCACCGGGACGGTGCTCGGCACCCCCGGCTGGATGGCGCCCGAGGTGCTCGTCGGGGGCCCCTCGACCCCGGCCGCCGACATCTTCGCCTGGGGTTGCCTCATCGCCCACGCCGGCACCGGCCGCCTCCCGTTCGGCGGCGACGCCGCGTCCCTGCGGACGGCGACCGGGCAGCCGGACCTCGCGGGCCTCCCCGGGCCGCTGCTGCCCAGCGTCCGCGCCGCGCTCGCCAAGCACCCGGCCGACCGTCCGTCCGCGTCCGACCTGTTGCTGGCGCTGGTCGAGCAGGGGCACCACGGGCCCGTGACCGCCCCTCCGGTCCCGGCGAGAGCCGCGGGCATCGCGGGCGTCGCATCGCGGGCGTCCGCCCGGGCCACTCAGCCGGACCTTCCCGGCGACGACGGTGCCACCAAGGCGTTCACGCCGATCGGGCTGGGGCTGACAGAGGCCCTGTCGTCCACCCGCACCCGGTTGCTGGCCGGTGTCGGCGCGGCGGCCGGGACGGTCCTGCTGGGGGCCATCGTCCTCGGGCTGATGGAGGGCAGGCAGGCACCCGGCCCCCCGCCCGCCCCGTCCATCCCGTCCGGCCCGGGCGTGTCCGCGCAGCCCACGAAGAAGGCGGGGGCGGCGCACCCCCGCACGGTCACGAAGTCGCCCCGGCCGAAGCAGAAGAAGCAGAAGGGAAAACAGGCGAAGCGCGGCAAGCCGAAGGGGCGGCACCGCTGA
- a CDS encoding PP2C family protein-serine/threonine phosphatase — protein sequence MLQRLVHLLPPRVRAVLRRIPVLVGLYRWLRRGKLTRERYVFAALAILAIVLGVTAATDTRGLAPSGALVLIVLGGGLLLRVRSLVALLCVVVAMVAYDAWHDIAAIGPGMIATLVITTVLALTLARTRQKLGVQGLRGDSMLLELRERLLRQGEMPDLPDGWDSQVVMLQAGGSSFGGDFVVSTCDGSSLEVALVDVSGKGTDAGTRALMLSGAFGGLLGSIQADRFLPACNGYLQRQRWDEGFVTAVHVVVDLDTGEYTVESAGHPPAVQFDAATGEWKVSPAKGVVLGVVPDLRCVPEKGQLRPGDALLLYTDGLVESPGSDLDAGIDRLLGEAERLVPRGFAHGARELVETMAAARDDDCALVLIWRT from the coding sequence ATGCTTCAACGACTGGTGCACCTTCTGCCGCCGAGAGTGCGCGCCGTCCTGCGCAGGATCCCCGTCCTGGTGGGCCTGTACCGGTGGCTGCGGCGGGGGAAGCTGACCAGGGAGCGGTACGTGTTCGCCGCGCTCGCGATCCTCGCGATCGTGCTGGGCGTGACGGCGGCCACCGACACCCGCGGGCTCGCGCCGTCCGGCGCCCTGGTGCTCATCGTGCTCGGCGGCGGTCTCCTGCTGCGGGTGCGCAGCCTGGTCGCGCTGCTGTGCGTGGTCGTGGCGATGGTGGCCTACGACGCCTGGCACGACATCGCCGCGATCGGGCCCGGCATGATCGCGACCCTGGTGATCACGACGGTGCTGGCGCTGACGCTGGCGCGCACCCGGCAGAAGCTCGGCGTCCAGGGCCTGCGGGGCGACTCGATGCTGCTGGAGCTGCGCGAGCGGCTGCTCCGCCAGGGCGAGATGCCCGACCTGCCGGACGGCTGGGACTCCCAGGTCGTGATGCTCCAGGCCGGCGGGTCCTCGTTCGGCGGTGACTTCGTGGTCTCGACCTGTGACGGGTCCTCGCTGGAGGTCGCGCTGGTCGACGTCTCGGGGAAGGGCACGGACGCCGGCACGAGGGCACTGATGCTGTCCGGTGCGTTCGGGGGCCTTCTTGGATCGATCCAAGCCGATCGGTTCCTGCCCGCCTGCAACGGCTACCTGCAACGTCAGCGCTGGGACGAGGGGTTCGTCACCGCGGTGCACGTCGTCGTCGACCTGGACACGGGCGAGTACACGGTCGAGTCCGCCGGGCATCCCCCGGCGGTGCAGTTCGACGCCGCGACGGGGGAGTGGAAGGTCAGCCCGGCCAAGGGCGTGGTCCTCGGCGTCGTCCCCGACCTGCGCTGCGTGCCCGAGAAGGGGCAGCTCCGTCCCGGCGACGCGCTGCTGCTCTACACCGACGGGCTGGTGGAGTCGCCGGGCAGCGACCTGGACGCGGGCATCGACCGGCTGCTCGGCGAGGCGGAGCGGCTCGTCCCGCGCGGCTTCGCCCACGGCGCGCGGGAGCTGGTGGAGACGATGGCCGCGGCCCGCGACGACGACTGCGCGCTCGTGCTCATCTGGCGCACCTGA
- a CDS encoding ribose-5-phosphate isomerase yields the protein MRVFLGSDHAGFELKEHLVSWLRANGHEPVDCGAFEYDAVDDYPPFVLRAAERTAAEPGTLGIVLGGSGNGEAIAANKVRGVRAALVWNEDTATLARQHNDANVISLGARQHDAATATRFVELFLGTPYSGEPRHTRRIEMLGEYETSGKLPPLPSGG from the coding sequence ATGCGCGTCTTCCTGGGATCCGACCATGCCGGTTTCGAACTGAAGGAGCACCTCGTCTCCTGGCTGCGGGCGAACGGGCACGAGCCCGTCGACTGCGGGGCGTTCGAGTACGACGCGGTCGACGACTACCCGCCGTTCGTGCTGCGGGCCGCCGAGCGGACCGCCGCCGAGCCCGGGACGCTCGGGATCGTGCTCGGCGGCTCCGGCAACGGCGAGGCGATCGCCGCGAACAAGGTGCGGGGCGTCCGCGCCGCCCTCGTGTGGAACGAGGACACCGCGACGCTCGCCCGGCAGCACAACGACGCCAACGTCATCAGCCTGGGCGCCCGGCAGCACGACGCCGCGACCGCGACCCGTTTCGTCGAGCTGTTCCTCGGCACGCCCTACTCGGGGGAGCCGCGCCACACGCGCCGGATCGAGATGCTCGGCGAGTACGAGACCTCGGGCAAGCTCCCGCCGCTCCCGTCGGGGGGCTGA
- a CDS encoding ATP-binding protein — MKVAFVGKGGSGKTTLSSLFVRHLAGRGLPVVAIDADINQHLGVALGLDEERAATIPALGDHLAEIKEYLRGDNPRISSASAMVKTTPPGEGSRLLRFRGDDPLHALAHEADGVTLLATGPFNDDDLGVACYHSKTGAVELYLNHLTDEPGEYVVVDMTAGADTFASGLFTRFDLMFLVAEPTRKGVGVYRQYTEYARDYDVAIRVVGNKVQSEDDVAYLRRHVGDDLLTWLGQSASVRALEQGRRGVALEEANEAALARMLAEVDTRVKDWEKFQRQAVEFHVKNARSWASKAAGEDLETQVDPGFRFPVAYAR, encoded by the coding sequence GTGAAGGTTGCGTTCGTCGGCAAGGGCGGCAGCGGCAAGACGACCCTGTCGTCGCTGTTCGTGCGGCATCTGGCCGGCCGCGGACTGCCCGTGGTGGCCATCGACGCCGACATCAACCAGCACCTCGGCGTGGCCCTCGGCCTCGACGAGGAGCGCGCCGCCACGATCCCGGCCCTCGGCGACCACCTCGCCGAGATCAAGGAGTACCTGCGCGGCGACAACCCCCGCATCTCGTCCGCGAGCGCGATGGTCAAGACCACGCCGCCCGGCGAGGGGTCGCGGCTCCTGCGCTTCCGCGGCGACGACCCGCTGCACGCCCTGGCGCACGAGGCGGACGGCGTCACGCTGCTCGCCACCGGCCCGTTCAACGACGACGACCTCGGCGTCGCCTGCTACCACTCCAAGACCGGCGCGGTGGAGCTCTACCTCAACCACCTCACCGACGAGCCCGGCGAGTACGTCGTGGTCGACATGACGGCCGGGGCCGACACGTTCGCCTCCGGGCTGTTCACGCGGTTCGACCTGATGTTCCTGGTCGCCGAGCCCACCCGCAAGGGTGTCGGCGTGTACCGCCAGTACACCGAGTACGCCCGCGACTACGACGTCGCCATCCGCGTCGTCGGCAACAAGGTCCAGAGCGAGGACGACGTCGCCTACCTGCGCCGGCACGTCGGGGACGACCTGCTGACCTGGCTCGGCCAGTCCGCGTCCGTCCGCGCCCTGGAGCAGGGGCGCCGCGGCGTCGCGCTGGAGGAGGCGAACGAGGCGGCCCTCGCGCGGATGCTCGCCGAGGTCGACACGCGCGTCAAGGACTGGGAGAAGTTCCAGCGGCAGGCCGTGGAGTTCCACGTCAAGAACGCGCGCAGCTGGGCGAGCAAGGCGGCGGGCGAGGACCTGGAGACGCAGGTCGACCCGGGGTTCCGCTTCCCGGTCGCGTACGCGCGGTGA
- a CDS encoding energy-coupling factor ABC transporter ATP-binding protein produces MTPPSADAASGAPSLEVRGLAYAYPDGTQALYGVDVTIGRGERVALLGPNGAGKTTLVLHLNGILHGGLGEVRVGGLTVDPKDRATLREIRRRVGIVFQDPDDQLFMPTVREDVAFGPANLGLRGAELERRVRDALGRVGMLDVADRPPQHLSFGQRRRVAVATVLAMEPEILVLDEPSSNLDPASRRELAQILLGLDVTVLMVTHDLPYAAELCPRSVILSGGVIAADAPTRDLLTDAELLEAHRLELPFGFDPAAALR; encoded by the coding sequence ATGACACCGCCGTCCGCCGACGCAGCGTCCGGAGCCCCCTCGCTTGAGGTCAGGGGCCTCGCCTACGCCTACCCCGACGGGACGCAGGCGCTCTACGGCGTGGACGTGACGATCGGGCGCGGCGAGCGCGTCGCCCTGCTCGGCCCGAACGGCGCCGGCAAGACCACGCTCGTCCTGCACCTGAACGGCATCCTGCACGGCGGGCTCGGCGAGGTGCGGGTCGGCGGGCTCACCGTCGACCCGAAGGACCGCGCGACGCTCCGGGAGATCCGCCGCCGCGTCGGCATCGTCTTCCAGGACCCCGACGACCAGCTCTTCATGCCGACCGTGCGCGAGGACGTCGCGTTCGGCCCCGCCAACCTCGGCCTGCGCGGCGCCGAACTGGAGCGCCGCGTCCGGGACGCGCTGGGCCGGGTCGGGATGCTGGACGTCGCGGACCGCCCGCCGCAGCACCTCAGCTTCGGCCAGCGCCGCCGCGTCGCGGTCGCCACGGTCCTGGCGATGGAGCCGGAGATCCTCGTGCTGGACGAGCCGTCCTCCAACCTGGACCCGGCCAGCCGCCGCGAGCTGGCGCAGATCCTGCTCGGCCTGGACGTGACCGTCCTGATGGTCACCCACGACCTGCCGTACGCGGCGGAGCTGTGCCCGCGGTCGGTGATCCTGTCCGGCGGCGTGATCGCCGCCGACGCCCCCACCCGCGACCTCCTGACGGACGCGGAACTCCTGGAGGCGCACCGCCTGGAGCTGCCCTTCGGCTTCGACCCGGCCGCCGCGCTCCGCTGA